Within Anguilla anguilla isolate fAngAng1 chromosome 11, fAngAng1.pri, whole genome shotgun sequence, the genomic segment cacaacacactacaacacaacatacagaaatacaacaaaatataaaaaatacagcaaatcTTTATGTAGCATCTAACATAATTCAATAACCGAGCAGTGCTATCACTGGGATTTAatgtacaaattaaataaaaatcaattctCAAAAACTAATATAAGAGAGTGTGAAACACCTTGAAATTGAAGTTTAAAAATGAGGCACAGCACAGGTAAAAGCTCTTCCCCTGCTTGCTTGATGACTAGAATCACACAGAACCAGAATCACACAGGACTCAAATATCTTGTTCTAAAAAAACCTCTTCATTCTATGATATTCTAGCAATGCAGAGTAGTTTAGCCTGACAGCTATAAGTAGCCACCTACAGTAAGTAGTTAACTGAAAACATTATTGTCACTTCTTGTCATGTTGCAGCAAAGTTGTGTAAGGGTCCAGTACAGCGAATACCAacatcaaaacatcaaaaagtTTCCTTCTCCGCACCTCATATCTACCATCTTTTCAGCTATTTTGAATAGGTCTAGATCATGCATAAAAAGTTCACGTAACCCAGCAAagtcacaaaaatattttcaaaactttCCAAGACTTAAACATTTTTGAGAGATTATGAAAGTTGGGAAAATGCCTGGTCGGGTGAAAGGGCTAACAGTCGCTTAGTTCCCCCCACCACAGATGTTAGCTATGCAGCTGAAGCCGTTATATCACTATTGCAGGGAGTTTGGCAAGGCAGGATTATTGTTGTTCATGTTGTTGCAAGCAAAGGACTGGACAATTCTGGGCAGTCATTCCTGTCCCCATTTCCATTAATGGGTGGGACAGATACACCACAAACAAGGTATGGTCTGTCAGAACACCAGAAGACAAATGAAACTGTCTTTCAGTTCCACCCAGCAAAAACCATTCCTGTAGTCCCATTGTATGGCAGCAAAAAACTGATGTGGCACTAACTCCTCCACACTAAGAACAAGGCACACTCAAGGAGTAAAAGACACATCTCTCATTCCAGGCAGATATGATCCAGCCATGATGTCACAAATCTATTGCCCCTTGCATTCCATTTCCTGAAGCTGTTTTGTGATTGGCAGGTGAACagagagaagaaggaggaaaagCAGGGAGAGGAAGCCATAGGAGTGAAAAGTCAGCTTTAGAATGGAGGTGGGTgtaggcggggtgggggggtggggtttgaggtttaatttttttttttgaggggttcTCCAAAATACAATGGCCTACCATCCCATTGCATTTTTACGTTTCCCTTGGATTCCCTGGAATGTCCCTTGTTTGCATTTTCCCTGGAACATTTGCAGGTCTGAAGTCTGAAATATTGATCACCCTTTAAAGTGATTGACTGTATCAAAAATGAGGTAATGATGACATCAGTGAGTTTTGGGATGAGTTTCAAGGGAAATCCTTAGAGAAGGAGGAGTGAAGGTTGGGTGGGACAGTTTGGGACAGTCATTTTGTGGCTTGTGTATGGAGGGATGGCAATGAAGTCTcctgggggtggagggagaggtgcTGCCTGAAATCCCCTTCCTCTGAGATGGTACCTGTCTGCGCCgggcctcttcctcttcctcatagTCTTCCTCCATGCGACAGAGCCAGGAGCTCCTGTCCAAGCTCATGTGAGAGGTGGatagagggaaggggggaggggactcCAGTGGGAGGTAGGATTTGGGAAGTGGGGGCCGTGGGGGACTGATATCCTGAGgtagaaagtgagagagggaaggaaagagtaAGAAAAGGGAAGTAAGAaaagagacagaagagagagtgGGGTAGTTGAGCCAAGCAGAGAGGCACAGAaagttaggggggggggggcaggtgcagAAATCTCTCCCATCAGAAACCATACATCACTCAAACATCTGATGCTGCAAGCTTAGCCCTCAAAATAGGTACATATGCAGCAAACAACCCTAATAGTTATCACCACCATGACACCAATAAAGACCCTCAGAGTTGCAAGTATGGGGGTGAAAGGTCACAGCTTGGATGATGTACAGACATTTTTCTCTGATGCAGTGGTGGGGCAAATTCAGAGTTTGGAGAGGTTGGGGGACAGGGGACAGCTGCAGAGGGGTATGGTATTGGGGCAGGTTTCCCAGAAAGCGGGCACAACGCTCACCTCCATGCCCACCTGCTTGGGGGGCGAGTCATGTGACCCAGAGACTGGCGAGAAGGGGCTGAGAGGACTGGTGAGGCTGGTAGAGCTGAGGGGGCTGGCAGGACTGTTTGTGCTGAAGGAACCTGAAGCCAAGCTGGCCACTGTGGggcgagaggaggaggggatgtGACCGATCCTCTGCTATACCCCACACATTGGATTACATTaagaggggggagaaggagggtaCAGTAGGTGACCAGTTCTCTGCACGGCatgcacaatacattacattatgtttatTCAGCGGACACTCTTATTCAGAATGCATTAGTGTACAGGAGAACATGTCTAGTAACATTCCATTCCCAGATCAACAAGTGTAAGTGCAACATCAAAAAAAGCACCAAATGTGTTTTAACTTAATGTGTCAGTACTGATGGATGTGGCTGTGTCAGTACTTATGTGTGTCACTGTATCAGTACTTCCCTGTGTCATATTGtcagtacctctgtgtgtggctgtgtcagTGCCTCTGGATGGATTGTTCTTGTGTAGGCCCTCCAGCACATCCTGAATTTTCCAGAACTCCTTCTGGAAGTGTCTGTGGACCACCTCGTTCTTCCCAGAGGACAGAGGGCAAATATTTAGTTAAGAGTTGAAAGGTCAGAGTCAGAGTTTTCAACAGCATGTGAGGTCCAGAGAAATCAGGTAATTCATCATTAGATTAAAACCCAAGTAAATCATCAGCATTATGATGGTGAGGCCAATATCTTCGTTATACATTCACAGACGTCAAACTGTGTTTCACTGATGAGGATCACTATATGATATTGGACATAGCATTTTAAACATCAGTATTACCATCCTAAATCCAACAATACATATCTGGATGAATGAAAGAGGTCAGTCTGTCTTGTTCAAAAGCACAAGCCAGGCCGGTCACAGGAAGGTAGAGTGACTGCTGGGTCCAAAAGGAGGAAAGCAGCCTTGCTCACCTGCCCGCCAGCGTTTAGCTGCTCCCAGAGGTCACCGTGGATGGTGTTCACCTCGTCCTCCAGCACTTCAAACTCCATCCTTGTGGTAGTCAAAGCCTGAGGACAGTGTATGAGAATGGTTAGACTGTGGTAATTCTGAGATCCAGATATCTTTTATGCCCCCCTCCCTATACTGTAAAATTCTGAGCTATCGCTGTCTAAACACCTAAAGAGGACAGAGAATGGCACTCAGAATGATGAAAGGGTTCATATTAAGGCTATTTCAATGGCCTTCAAAATGCCCCATCCACCCACTCACTCATCCCTATGCCCCCCCGATCCTGGGCCCCTCCCATTCTGggcccctctctccacaccccaGCCCCATCCCCCATATCTTACACTGGAAGCCTGAGAGAGCTCCCCTCGGATATTGATGAGTTGGTTCTGCAGGGTCTCCTTCTTCAGGTGGAGCTTATCGGCCAGCGCCGGCTGCCCACGGTACACCTCCAGCTCCTGGTGGGTGGCCACCAGACTGGCTTCCAGGTTGTCCTTAGATGcaggacacacagagactcagagGTGCTTGTAATAGGAAATGTGGCAGTTTGTCATGGGGTGGTCTGACCCTCAGTTGAAGGGCCATTGGCGAGTGGGGGTGTAGGTTGCTTTTAGGGGCTACCTTTTCAACTCGCAGCCGCTGGACCAGAACCTCCTGCTCCTTCAGGAGACGGTTCTGCTCACAGAGGCGACCCAAGAGGCTctgtagagggagagagagagttctttcatttgaattcaattAAAGCTGAATATGAGTAAAAGCAGCTGAAAACAATTACTAAACCTCTTTAGCAGCAGTGGGCATGCACAGAATCATTCCGCTCCTTCACAATAACACAAGGACAAAAGGGGCAAAAATGAACTGTGGCAAAGGGAAGGCCTTATTCACCATTATTCAGAGCATCTGTCAGTcctacagtgtgtgtttgttacttCAGACACCCCATGGGAGCAGACTATCAGCCAATGGTGACTGAGTGAGCCAGAGGACAGCACAGATGGCAGTGCTcctcatactgtatattcacaGAGTTATCACGCTGTGGGAGATGACATGCTGTCAGGAATGAGCCAGGAATATGTGGTTCAACTGCAGTTGAAAGGGTCACTGTATTTCTTGCACACATTATAAAATGAATgctcattttcagtttgtggaATATCCTCTATTCTTTATATTCTTATTAAAATCATGAGGTAATGAGCCAACAGTGCAGCAGAAACTCTTTACAGCCCCTGACCTCTTTCTACACACCATAAAATACACCTCAGTTTCTCACTGCAGATGACCTGGTCCTGCAGCCACCCACTGAATGCAGGTCACATCAGAATCGTACTCTAATACCACCAGAAGAACAAGAATCAAGGTTTTACTTTACAGTTATGATTGTTGTTGAGGTGCAGTTGGGTCACTTCATGTTTAGCTTTAAAGACAGGGAGCTAAGAAACAATtcactttttcttattttatttagggCACATCTGGTTCTTACATCGATATCTATCTCACCCAACGCAGGGGGAAGGTCTGTGTAGACATCATGGAATGGTGCCACCTGCTGGTAGAAAAATTAAAGactctgtatttatttgtccCTCCAGCCGTCTGTCAATCGACAGCTGTCCTGACCATGTACTGCTGGTGATGGGAAGATGGTAATACCTGTTGCTCCAGGTAGTCCAGGTTTCTCTGTAGCTGCAGGTGTGTCATGTCATCCTGAAACAAACAATACCaatgatggagagagaaagaaaagggggagaggatagagaaagagagagagagagagagagtgcaagtTAAAATACATGCTTCATGCTGTACCTATATGTCATTTCTATACATAGTCACAAGGTGGCAGTGTGAAGAAGTGTACCAGAAGTttgcaaaatacaaaaccaaACATGCAACAGTAAAAATATCTTGAAGTGTGTTTGAAATATAGTTTcaaatacattcacattttattgaGAATCACATtacactgcagtactgtgtatgaaatgtgctatacaaacaaagattgcttgattgattgattgattgattgatgaagggcaaatatattttcatgtaataatcagcatttaaatgtatttaataaatgtgttgaaGCACATACCATGTTGTCATGGAGGGAGCCAGGGTAGTTATAATGGTACAGTCCGGAGCTCATAGAATGGCTGTCTCGATGAAATTCAtactaaaacagaaaacagaatctGAGAGTGCTGGGagtaaaaaagaacaatgtaaTACATAACCATCGTAACACTGTAGAACTATAACAATGTAACAGTGTAACAGTATAAGAATGTAACAGTGTAGCAGTATAACAATGTGACCGTATAACTATTTGGGTAACAGTGGTAATAGTATGACAATATAGGGTAACAGTGTAATAGTATGAGAATACTATTACAGGTAACAGTGTAATAGTATGAGAATATAGCAGTGTAGCAAGCATAGCATGGATAAAATAAGGATTAAGTCTTATGTATTGCGAAGATATTTATGTGGGTACCTTGGGTGAGCTGACAGACCTCCTGAGGCCGTAGACAGAGGGGTCAGTGTAGATCATGTCGTCGCGGTCGCGTTCGAAGCGTGCGCTGGGGGAGCGTATGGGGGAGTAGGGTGTctggggggaggaagaggagggggatcGGGGTACGGAGCGCGAGCGAGGCTGCATGCTCAACCGCTGCatgcctctctgtgtctgtgccagcTGGCCATAGTACCCCCcggggtgctgggggtggggcggggggcccCACGGGGACACCCGGGGGTACAGGGGCCCATCCCGCAGAGACCGCCGCTTGTCTTCCGGCGCGGTCcagtggggagggaggcggtCAAACCCCCCCGAAACAGAGCAGATGCTGTCGGGGCGCATGCCGCCCGGGGTGTATAGGGCATAATCTTCAACGTAGCGAGGACCCCCATAAACGCCATAGCAGTCTGAGGGGACTCCCCGATTTACTGCATAGTACTGAGAGgggctggagaaggagagaaagagggaataaaaaatagaaatggatagagggagagggggggtgagagaaagatgagagagaaaaatagaggaagagagacaggggaATGAGTGTGACAATGACAGGATGGGATGAAGAGAaagtaaaagagagaaaatggaaaGCAGTTAATTTTCTTTAGTTCCAGCTCACATGGTTTTCTTGTAAAAGGCATGGAAGTGTAAGAAACTGGTTCATTTAGAATGTCCTCTATGGAAACACACTAAGCCTGAAATAGAACCTGAGGCATTCGGAGTCCCTCCCCCTTACCTATGCAGGTCCTCTTGTGCGGGCACGCCCCTTCGCTGGTTGACCCACTGCTGGAGCTGTGTCATGGAGTTCTGCCTCTGCACCACCCTGTCAGAGACTGGGTGGGGTGCAGGAGCGAACCCCCTGTGCAGGTACGCATTTTCACGCTGCATCCGGGCCTCCCACTGGTCCCGTGACTCTTGGGGCTGGTAGACGCCGTAGCCACCCCATCCGTTGGGCTGGGGAGCTCCGCCTCTatccctgcccctctccccactccGCCCATCCATGTCCGAGGCTGGGGCCGACGCAGGTGGTTCCTGCTCCGCCTTGCCGACGCCCCTCTTGCCCTCCCGGAGCTCCGTTCCCCGCCCGTCACCCTCCCCCCGCTGATGTGGTTCTGCTCTCCTGGTGGCTGTGGCATTGTTCAGTCCTGTTGGTGGGATGTTCTCCATATTGTTCCTGCAAAAGGCAGCAATTTGCATGCTCAATATCTGTATCCAtcgtattctgtgtgtgtgtatgtttatacgggtgtgtgtgagtacctcTGTATAAGTGTGCTTATACACAGACCTATATGTGAGTAcctgtgcgcaggtgtgtgtacaggtttGTGTGAGTATCTctatgctggtgtgtgtgtggatacattcatgctggtgagtgtgtgtgtgaggacctCTATGctggtttgtgtgcgtgtgtgagtacctgtatgcagatgtgtgtgtacaggtgcgTGTAAGCACCTCTGTGcaggcgtgcatgtgtgtacagggGTCTATGTGAGTACCTCTATgaaggtaggtgtgtgtgtgtatgtgtgtgtgtattcaggtGTTGGTGTTACTATCtctgtgtaggtgtatgtgtgtatacagttGTCAGTGTTAGTACCTCtgagcaggtgtgtgcgtgtgaatacAGGTGTCAGTGTTAGTACctctgagcaggtgtgtgtgtgtgtgtgtgtgtgaatacaggTGTCAGTGTTAGTAtttctgtgctggtgtgtgtgtgtgtgtgtatacaggcGTCTGTGTGAGTACCTCTGAGCTGGTGTGATGGTCATGCGGGCTGCGTCACTCATAACCTTCAGCCaggcctcctgctcctctggACCCTCAGAACTGAAGTAGTATGTACGGATCCCAGCGTGCTCCACCTGCAGGCAGAATGCTGAACTACTGTTACTGTCCTCCTCGTCCACTTCACTGAAtacctgagacagagagagagggagagagtaggacagaaaggggggggggggggggggcagagcaagAGGGTGAAAAATAGAGAGAAGatagggatagagagggagagggtggcagagagagacagaaaaaattgattttagtGTTACCTCGCATTTTTCATTCCAGTAAAGCTGGTtgtaattgaattaatttgaattCGACTTAATATCGAAGAATATGACTTAAAGAGACAGGCACAAAGATGCTGATgcccacacacagctgagaggACAAGCAGCTGAAAACAATGACCAAACATCtttcacagcagcagcaggcatgCACAGAATCATTCCGCTCCTTCACAATAACATAAGGAGAAAGGGGCATAAATTAACTGTGGCATAGGGAAGGCCTTATTCACCATTAATCAGAGCATCTGTCAATcctacagtgtgtgtctgttacttCAGACACCCCATGGGAGCAGACTATCAGCCAATGGTGACTGAGTGAGCCAGAGGACAGCACAGATGGCAGTGCTCCTCATATATTCACAGAGTTATCACGCTGTGGGAGATGACATGCTGTCAGGAATGAGCCAGGAATGTGTAACAGTGCAACAGTGGTACTGCAGAGCAAAGGGTCACTGTATTTGTTGCaaattgcatgcattttaacaTGAATGCTCACTTTCAATTTGTGGAATACCCTCTATTATTTCTATTccatatatataatttaataatttaattgaaagGCAAGTAAAAACAGGTTAGCATAATGCACAAAGATCAATTCAAgtgcatgtctgagtgtgtgtggtactCTATGCATGTGCAATCCctaagaatgtttttgtttcagcttaTAAAGTCTGTGAAATTCCACCACCATTGTGCTTTGCAGAAAAATTGAGGAGCAACACTGTTAACACACAAAGTCAAACTCATGAAGCAGTCCTGGAGTCATGAAGCAGggggtgaaataaaaaacaatattgtctccaatttttagattttttctgCATGTTTATGTCTGCATAATGACATATTTAAGATttcataagaaataaaatgtcaggTCTTGGCTTCCTTTGTAATATTACGATgatgcaatctttttttttctatcacaCTGAATAGCTACATGATACAATGACATAATGGTTTAGGTATTCCATGTACTAGTGTACACCGATAGCCTATGTATTGTGTTACAGTGGGTACTGAAAAATAATACTGTCAAAAAATTACCCTGAGGTGGGGACCTCAGATATCCTATGGGGCTGAAGCTGATTTAAAGTTTTGGAAACCCCTGGCATGTTGGTCATGGCTAGATGTTGGGGACAGATGTATGGATGGACAATGAGCACAGCCCATGGCTATAAACACATGCTGcatgcagaggagagagagagacaggcactACCTACAATACGGGAGCTCATCAGGGATCTCAAACAGGCAAAGTGAAGGACAGCCTCACTCAGGGGTCCTCAGAGACAAGAGTGAACAGGACAGAATGACACAGGTCAAAGGGTCAGAGGTTGCCGGGTAACAGTGGAGGTGCTGatactgaattcttctctaggCCTTTCACATCGCATATGGCAGTTGAAttattaaagattaaaaaatgtttttttttccattctatTCATTGGAACGTAATGCACTAAAAAGTGCACTAAATTCACTAAAACCTTCATATCCTGTAACAAAAAAGAGTTGCTAATACAGTAACATTAGAGATTCTGAGTTTTTCATTTGCTGGTGGTGTCTACCTGTCGACAGGTTACTGCATtaaattacaatcacttagccggttctcttatccaaagtgatgaGCGATACAGCTTACATGATCCATAGCATTAATCTGTTTCcttagctgagagagaaagctTTAAAGATTTGTTGCTAGTATCAACATTTCTGAGTCGCAATACTCTTGTCTACTTTCACTTTCACCCACAAGGGGGAAACATCACAACAAATAATTCTGTAAAGCTTAGGTTCAGCCAGTGCAGTAGCTATAAtttatgtgaataaaaatgaaagcccGATGCATTACAGGGTAATTATCAACCCCACTTGATGAAGCAGAAACATAAATAAAGGCTGCTTGCTTTGATGTAGATGATACCTTCAGATGCTGCAAGAACCAAATAcagcattcttttttcttttaaaacacacacacacagcagcatttAGAATGAAAGCCACTTTGCATAATAACATGAAGTAGACATATTCATCATACGCAGACTCTAGACATATGCCTCAGAGAAGCAATGGAACAGAGCCACAGAGCTGTTGCTACAGTAACACAGTGTGCAGTTCCAGGGAAAGCGATCAACAAACCTACCTGCCGGCCATCTTGCATCAGGCATAATAATAAGCCAAGCCCACGGGATAACTTACatgatatttttcattgtttaaatgttGGCTGGGAGCTCTGCTTGGCCTGGGaataattcaaatgatttattcctaaaataaatatgcacactcatttttttcctgaaatagAAATTTCCGTTTGAAATATGAGAGGAGTTTGTTATAAGTCTTTGGTAGAAGAATACAATGAAAAAAGTAGACACAtactgagattaaaaaaaacgcTGTGTGCTGTTTGCTTGTAGTTTGTGAAAAACTGGTTTTGCCTGATCATGGTCAAACAACACATTGTACCATAATCCTTGGggccagtttttttattttattgtttgtacaTTCACTATCTTGTGAAAACAGCTCTGTGGTGTGGGGTTCTAGTTTTTGGGACCATCCCAAAACAGGAATTCCATGGTTATTTATGGAGGACAACAAAGGCCTGACCAACTCCCTTGTGGAGTTTTCTAAAATTTGAATGGACTGCTGTCAGGTACTTTCTAAATTCCTAAACATTGGGACTGAAAAATCTTTCTGCTTGCTCAAACAGAGCTGTCATATATCCTAGACATTTGTCCTAATACAATCCCCTCCCCCATGCAAGTCTTTGATAAAGGGCTTCTTAAGTAGCAATCCTTTAGAGGAGAGGAACACAAAGAACAGCTACCCAGTATGTGGTGGTATGCCACAGCCCAGTGGGACAGTAAGTGGGAGTAAACTCCCATATTGAAATGGTGCtttcttcttgttcttgttcttcttcttcttatcatgattaaaaaaataataataatggcccCTGCCTCTAGCTAAGGAACCTACTGTACAACTGCAATGTACAAGGTCACATGAGACAGTCTACTCACTCCTGGTGAACTAACTACAGCCTACAACATTGTCAAGCTAATGAAgtatatttgaatttgaatttgacttaAACCCCAGAGGAACATCGGCTTGTCCACCGAAGACTTAAATCCCTGTAGAACTCACAGAGCATATTAGAATAAAGcctattatattatttttaaattattgtcgTTAAATTATACCTTTTGCACTGTTCCCAggtaaatagtttctattttcattttccaagatgcattaaaatgaaaatataatatatataaaaaatgtccaAAGAGAAAGAGGTGGGAAGAGAGCAGTTTGCTGCTTGCTCCAATGTAGGATGGCCAGATGTGTCCAGTGGCCGACCAATGCCCCCTTCCCTCTCAGGGAAATACCAGGGTAATTCAGAGAGGAGAAGGTCCACAGCACAGAAAGCTTAAGGTGTGTGTGATGGAAGcagtaagaaaaaaacaaccccccccacacacacacacgcacacacacacacacacacacacaggcactcgtatgcacacgcacacacacacacacacacacacacacacacacacacacacacgcatgcacacgttaCAAATAGACTTGAGATGATACGTCCCCTGGGGCACTCGGGCTTCCGAAGGGCAGACTCACTGATCCGAAagtgccacacacacagcaggcaaaGACTTGATTCTGATTTCTTGTGATAGCTGTGCTGAGACACTGCACAGCGCATGCCTGGGTAGATAAATACACCCCCAGGAGCAAAACAACGGctgatatttgaaaatgtaagagTGTCTAGCCTTTTTTGTTATGAGTGATAGTCGCCTCCACGTGTACTCCAGGTGCAGTTCTCTCTGCAGTAGGGTAACTGTCAATGTTAGAACTGTCCGGGTATCAGCCAGATAATGCAGTAGGTGGGGAAAACACAGGCCGAAGGCTAAGAGACGCTAAAATTACTGGTGTGGTCAGAACagcaaactgacttgttggataTTGCAACCCCCCTCCCATGAAGACtcatgggagggggggttgaaCTCAGAATACTATCATAAATAGTGTAGTACAAGCGGGAATAAAACTTCTGTCTTACATAACCGCAGTGCTACGCTTCTTAGCTAGAGACATGATTCATTTATGATAGAAAACTGCAAGGACCCCAGACACAGGAAGGAGGGTGGGCACAAATAAGCTCATATTATGACATCAGTGGATGACATCGTCCATTAAGGACACCTAGCTGGAATGAGCTCATCTACCTCAGAAAAAGGATCACTTACTGCTGATTTACACATACTGCTGATTCTCTTGCCCCTGCTGCTATACACTGAGCTATTGTGTGGCATGTTACCTGTGGAGGTGAGTAGGAGGTAGTCTAATTACCTGGAAAAAAACTAAGCAAGCGTAATAACCAAATATTCAGGTACAGTTACAAGTCACCAAACCAGATGTGAAGCGTTAGCTGTGGCTGCTTGCTCTGAGGTATGGTGATAGATCTGCCACggtgcacacaaaaaaacaacagagacTAGATCAGTCAGCACCAGTGAAAGGGCTGCCAGAACAGTACAATGCCACACCAGATACTGTACAGATGCTGTAAGGATAGGGCAGCTGGAGACCTAAAGCCAGCCAATCACCAGCCAGATTAATACAATATATACAAGGACTTCATAAAGCATGCATAATGCATGCCTTTGTGAGCATGATATTGTCTGTGAGTCATTCATATGCTGTTGCAGTTGTATAGTGTCTCACAGAGTAACTTAGCAAGTGCTATTTAAAGAAACAGTGCAAAAAAGACAGCAGACATTCTGAAAATATCTAAAATC encodes:
- the LOC118207587 gene encoding pleckstrin homology domain-containing family A member 6-like isoform X4, with the translated sequence MLKFRADRRVSQNDHNGTNGHPVIRNHLVEIKRTQTHLPSSSPDMSTKATGKRFVSFASDVNSNNLTMVSDLPPETQVSSQTPRSTRKAATFGKRSNSMRRNPTAEVTKQGWLYKQASNGVKQWNKRWFVLTDRCLFYYKDDKEEAVLGSLPLLGFRIGPVQPSDSISRKYAFKVFSEVDEEDSNSSSAFCLQVEHAGIRTYYFSSEGPEEQEAWLKVMSDAARMTITPAQRNNMENIPPTGLNNATATRRAEPHQRGEGDGRGTELREGKRGVGKAEQEPPASAPASDMDGRSGERGRDRGGAPQPNGWGGYGVYQPQESRDQWEARMQRENAYLHRGFAPAPHPVSDRVVQRQNSMTQLQQWVNQRRGVPAQEDLHSPSQYYAVNRGVPSDCYGVYGGPRYVEDYALYTPGGMRPDSICSVSGGFDRLPPHWTAPEDKRRSLRDGPLYPRVSPWGPPPHPQHPGGYYGQLAQTQRGMQRLSMQPRSRSVPRSPSSSSPQTPYSPIRSPSARFERDRDDMIYTDPSVYGLRRSVSSPKYEFHRDSHSMSSGLYHYNYPGSLHDNMDDMTHLQLQRNLDYLEQQQVAPFHDVYTDLPPALGEIDIDSLLGRLCEQNRLLKEQEVLVQRLRVEKDNLEASLVATHQELEVYRGQPALADKLHLKKETLQNQLINIRGELSQASSALTTTRMEFEVLEDEVNTIHGDLWEQLNAGGQNEVVHRHFQKEFWKIQDVLEGLHKNNPSRGTDTATHRVASLASGSFSTNSPASPLSSTSLTSPLSPFSPVSGSHDSPPKQVGMEDISPPRPPLPKSYLPLESPPPFPLSTSHMSLDRSSWLCRMEEDYEEEEEARRRQYKYTVHSDTSSGGRTNSSDQQKPEDDRHASTNKVGIVPPRTKSPTGEETKSIPPSQQGDSALANGHISRGRPKSAVFSAEVKSKMSVEEQNARIRRNQSNSVRDKRRSLNTSGSQQGDAFRPSYRVVRRRLTSHEVDIKDLEEAVRGQGMESPREEIARLRRLQIKPEHSKSKVKNELPSTDKVLIQERYVEEEPDTPLSPEEVLEKQKKVERIKTLIAKSNLQNMVPLLDGPAERQGDPDQQLQEQEKRIEISCALAAEASRRSRLLSAQSAPSTPTAVTNLTPSPSAELSDSSHFIKV
- the LOC118207587 gene encoding pleckstrin homology domain-containing family A member 6-like isoform X8 translates to MSTKATGKRFVSFASDVNSNNLTMVSDLPPETQVSSQTPRSTRKAATFGKRSNSMRRNPTAEVTKQGWLYKQASNGVKQWNKRWFVLTDRCLFYYKDDKEEAVLGSLPLLGFRIGPVQPSDSISRKYAFKVFSEVDEEDSNSSSAFCLQVEHAGIRTYYFSSEGPEEQEAWLKVMSDAARMTITPAQRNNMENIPPTGLNNATATRRAEPHQRGEGDGRGTELREGKRGVGKAEQEPPASAPASDMDGRSGERGRDRGGAPQPNGWGGYGVYQPQESRDQWEARMQRENAYLHRGFAPAPHPVSDRVVQRQNSMTQLQQWVNQRRGVPAQEDLHSPSQYYAVNRGVPSDCYGVYGGPRYVEDYALYTPGGMRPDSICSVSGGFDRLPPHWTAPEDKRRSLRDGPLYPRVSPWGPPPHPQHPGGYYGQLAQTQRGMQRLSMQPRSRSVPRSPSSSSPQTPYSPIRSPSARFERDRDDMIYTDPSVYGLRRSVSSPKYEFHRDSHSMSSGLYHYNYPGSLHDNMDDMTHLQLQRNLDYLEQQQVAPFHDVYTDLPPALGEIDIDSLLGRLCEQNRLLKEQEVLVQRLRVEKDNLEASLVATHQELEVYRGQPALADKLHLKKETLQNQLINIRGELSQASSALTTTRMEFEVLEDEVNTIHGDLWEQLNAGGQNEVVHRHFQKEFWKIQDVLEGLHKNNPSRGTDTATHRVASLASGSFSTNSPASPLSSTSLTSPLSPFSPVSGSHDSPPKQVGMEDISPPRPPLPKSYLPLESPPPFPLSTSHMSLDRSSWLCRMEEDYEEEEEARRRQYKYTVHSDTSSGGRTNSSDQQKPEDDRHASTNKVGIVPPRTKSPTGEETKSIPPSQQGDSALANGHISRGRPKSAVFSAEVKSKMSVEEQNARIRRNQSNSVRDKRRSLNTSGSQQGDAFRPSYRVVRRRLTSHEVDIKDLEEAVRGQGMESPREEIARLRRLQIKPEHSKSKVKNELPSTDKVLIQERYVEEEPDTPLSPEEVLEKQKKVERIKTLIAKSNLQNMVPLLDGPAERQGDPDQQLQEQEKRIEISCALAAEASRRSRLLSVSHQPSSSSYFILAQSAPSTPTAVTNLTPSPSAELSDSSHFIKV